The following are encoded together in the Adhaeribacter arboris genome:
- a CDS encoding anti-sigma factor, whose translation MDIQEYIASGVLELYATGLLSSAEKAEVERMATLYPPVQAELQAISDILDSYARLHAVEPPAGLKEKVLDSITTNIHVAGSTTIPTTRSAAKQLQLPVEAEPSLSSPSANYSWWAIAASVLLLISAGLNIFFYNNWQRTENQYQLALAFQNQYAQQVQQVNQKLQLTAAELKLITHNKTQKVNLKGLPKSPSSSVVVYWNTSTKDVLLKVADLPVPPPNRQYQLWALENGKPIDAGMLDLNDSTKVQHMKTITNAQAFAITLEPKGGSPIPTMDKLLAMGQI comes from the coding sequence TTGGATATTCAGGAATACATAGCATCTGGGGTACTAGAATTATATGCTACCGGGCTTTTATCTTCCGCCGAAAAAGCAGAAGTAGAGCGTATGGCAACTCTTTATCCGCCGGTGCAAGCAGAACTACAGGCAATTTCTGATATTTTAGATTCCTACGCAAGATTACACGCCGTAGAACCACCGGCTGGTTTAAAAGAAAAAGTTTTAGATTCTATTACTACTAATATACATGTAGCAGGTTCGACTACCATTCCTACCACAAGGTCGGCAGCTAAGCAATTACAATTACCGGTTGAAGCAGAGCCTAGCCTTTCTTCTCCATCAGCCAATTATAGCTGGTGGGCCATTGCGGCTTCGGTTTTGCTTTTAATTAGTGCCGGCCTTAATATCTTTTTTTATAATAATTGGCAACGAACTGAAAATCAGTATCAATTAGCTTTAGCTTTTCAAAACCAATATGCCCAGCAGGTACAGCAGGTAAATCAAAAACTACAACTAACTGCTGCCGAATTAAAACTTATCACGCACAATAAAACCCAAAAAGTAAATTTAAAAGGATTGCCAAAATCGCCTTCCTCTTCCGTAGTGGTTTACTGGAACACCAGCACCAAAGATGTTCTCTTAAAAGTGGCGGATTTGCCGGTCCCACCCCCCAATCGGCAGTATCAATTATGGGCGCTGGAAAATGGAAAACCGATTGATGCCGGTATGCTGGATTTAAACGATTCTACTAAGGTTCAGCACATGAAAACTATTACTAATGCCCAGGCTTTTGCCATAACGCTGGAGCCAAAAGGAGGGAGCCCAATCCCCACGATGGATAAATTATTAGCGATGGGGCAAATTTAA
- a CDS encoding DUF2461 domain-containing protein translates to MNTHFQADTLPFITDLKNNNDRNWFQENKKRYDLAREDFLSFVAEWIKGIASFDESVADQKANEIVFRIYRDVRFSNDKRPYKDHFGAYLAPGGRKSVYPGYYFHLSPGNQSFMGGGLWMPPANHLKAVRQEIDYNFQEFLHIVQGTSFTNCFGQELAGEKLKTSPKGYDATNPALDYLKYKSWVATHSLQDQQLLQPDLLANCLKIAEALKPLKDFLMHPMLEISGGTERD, encoded by the coding sequence ATGAATACTCATTTTCAGGCGGATACCCTGCCATTTATCACTGACCTAAAAAATAACAACGACCGTAATTGGTTTCAGGAAAATAAAAAACGGTACGACCTGGCGCGAGAAGATTTTTTATCTTTTGTAGCTGAATGGATAAAAGGCATAGCCTCTTTCGACGAAAGCGTGGCGGATCAAAAAGCCAATGAAATTGTTTTCCGGATTTACCGGGATGTACGATTCTCGAACGATAAACGACCGTATAAAGATCATTTCGGGGCCTACCTGGCACCAGGTGGCCGCAAATCAGTTTATCCGGGTTACTATTTTCATTTAAGTCCGGGTAACCAGTCTTTTATGGGTGGGGGCTTATGGATGCCACCGGCTAATCATTTAAAGGCAGTGCGCCAAGAAATTGACTATAACTTTCAGGAATTCTTACATATTGTACAGGGTACGAGTTTTACCAACTGTTTTGGGCAGGAATTAGCCGGTGAAAAATTGAAAACTTCTCCCAAAGGGTACGATGCTACTAACCCGGCCTTAGATTACCTGAAATATAAAAGCTGGGTAGCCACTCACTCGCTCCAGGACCAACAACTACTTCAACCTGATTTATTAGCTAACTGCCTGAAAATAGCGGAAGCTTTAAAGCCGCTAAAAGATTTTTTAATGCACCCCATGCTGGAAATAAGCGGCGGTACAGAAAGGGATTAA
- a CDS encoding glycosyltransferase family 87 protein encodes MATALSRTTLLLLLVSAASYLGLGYFTERSSFIQLLFFFTVSFAAYFQLARQPLSLKVILSTAIFFRFLLLFSWPALSDDYFRFIWDGRLLIAGENPFLHLPTFYLTQLNQISGINLELFHQLNSPHYFTVYPPVCQFIFAFSAWLFPESNWGMVVCMRFILIVAELGTLHFIIKLLLHYHMPVKRVVWYALNPLVIVELSGNLHFEALVLGCLLASIYLLSQHKLLLSGWAFGLAIGVKLIPLIFLPFLLAKLGGKNFFIFTGAAGFILLLLFLPFLSKEIFQNIWQSLDLYFQKFEFNASVYYVFRWLGAIWLGYNIIGILGPVLSLVTFLIILVMAYRSRQISEQNLPTCFLFALSVYFFLTTTVHPWYLTTLAALCVFTPYRYALVWSGAAVLSYATYQTRTYHENLYLTALEYALVYGWFIWEILEYHKKKYPPG; translated from the coding sequence ATGGCAACTGCTTTATCCCGCACTACCCTTCTATTACTGCTCGTATCGGCGGCCAGTTACTTAGGCTTAGGTTATTTTACCGAGCGATCTAGTTTTATTCAACTACTATTTTTTTTTACGGTAAGTTTTGCGGCTTATTTTCAATTAGCACGGCAGCCATTATCTCTGAAAGTAATTCTTTCTACGGCAATATTTTTCCGGTTTTTGCTGCTGTTTTCCTGGCCTGCTTTGTCCGACGATTATTTCCGGTTTATTTGGGACGGCCGTTTGTTAATAGCCGGTGAAAATCCGTTTTTACATTTACCAACTTTTTACCTCACCCAGCTAAATCAGATTTCGGGAATTAATTTAGAATTGTTTCATCAGCTTAATTCGCCGCATTATTTTACGGTTTACCCCCCGGTTTGTCAGTTTATTTTCGCCTTTAGTGCCTGGCTTTTTCCTGAAAGTAACTGGGGAATGGTAGTATGTATGCGATTTATTCTGATTGTTGCTGAATTAGGTACGCTTCATTTTATAATTAAACTTTTACTACACTACCATATGCCGGTTAAACGGGTAGTATGGTATGCCTTAAATCCTCTGGTAATAGTAGAACTCAGCGGAAACTTGCATTTCGAAGCCTTGGTTTTGGGTTGTTTGTTGGCCAGCATTTACTTATTAAGCCAGCATAAACTTTTACTATCCGGTTGGGCATTTGGGTTAGCTATTGGGGTAAAACTAATACCCCTTATTTTTTTGCCTTTTTTGTTAGCTAAACTTGGGGGGAAGAATTTTTTCATCTTTACTGGAGCCGCCGGATTCATTTTGCTGCTTTTGTTCCTGCCATTTTTATCAAAAGAAATATTTCAGAATATCTGGCAAAGCCTGGATTTATACTTCCAGAAATTTGAATTTAATGCGAGTGTGTATTACGTTTTTCGTTGGTTAGGCGCCATCTGGCTCGGTTACAACATTATTGGCATTCTCGGGCCGGTTTTATCTTTAGTTACTTTCTTAATTATACTAGTAATGGCGTACCGCAGCCGCCAAATTTCGGAACAAAATTTACCTACCTGTTTCCTGTTTGCTTTAAGCGTTTATTTTTTTCTGACTACAACCGTTCACCCTTGGTATTTAACTACCTTGGCGGCTCTTTGTGTTTTTACGCCTTATCGGTATGCTTTAGTTTGGTCGGGAGCCGCGGTTTTGTCTTACGCTACCTATCAAACCCGTACTTACCACGAAAACTTGTACCTGACTGCCTTGGAATATGCTTTGGTTTATGGCTGGTTCATTTGGGAAATACTAGAATATCATAAAAAAAAGTACCCACCCGGGTAG
- a CDS encoding cellulose synthase family protein, which translates to MTILALLLVLVYGLCLAFIFCYSLVQVHLVYLYLRCQPAQNTDSTSLLISVEELPLVTVQLPVYNERYVVERLIDAVAAFNYPPNKLQIQVLDDSEDETGMLIAAKVAYYREKGLAITHVQRPTRSGFKAGALQHGLATATGDFIAIFDADFLPEPDFLRQTLSPFSNPRVGVVQTRWGHLNSNYSLLTKLQAFGLNAHFTIEQTGRSCGHFFINFNGTGGIWRKSCILDAGGWQADTLTEDLDLSYRAQLRNWEFRYLEQIIAPAELPATMPAVKSQQFRWTKGAAETARKNLGQVFQSDKSWLTKVHALFHLGNSSIFVCIFLSAFLSLPALLIWERWPQFQFFFNVGSLFFVSLAGLILFYWTAFRRTNEKGITSFFKFLPRFFWFLTFSLGLSLHNALAVLEGYLGIKTPFIRTPKFNLQKPTDSWQNNAYRTGSINLLTLLEGLFAFYFLGGFLLAFHLRNYGLLPYHLMLTLGFSGVFILTLKHSR; encoded by the coding sequence ATGACAATTCTGGCTTTACTATTGGTGCTGGTATATGGGTTGTGCCTGGCTTTTATCTTTTGCTACAGCCTGGTCCAAGTGCATTTGGTTTACCTATACCTGCGTTGCCAGCCTGCGCAAAATACTGACTCAACTTCTTTGCTTATATCTGTAGAAGAATTACCCTTGGTTACGGTGCAATTACCCGTTTACAACGAGCGGTACGTGGTGGAACGCCTGATTGATGCAGTAGCCGCTTTTAATTATCCCCCCAATAAATTACAAATTCAGGTACTGGACGATTCGGAGGATGAAACCGGGATGCTAATTGCGGCCAAAGTTGCTTATTACCGAGAAAAAGGCCTTGCTATAACGCACGTCCAACGCCCCACCCGCTCCGGCTTTAAAGCGGGTGCTTTGCAACATGGTTTAGCTACGGCTACCGGCGACTTCATTGCTATTTTTGATGCTGATTTTTTACCTGAACCTGATTTTTTGCGCCAAACGCTTAGTCCGTTCAGTAATCCCCGGGTGGGCGTTGTACAAACGCGGTGGGGACATTTAAACAGCAATTATTCCTTGTTAACCAAGCTGCAGGCTTTTGGCTTAAATGCCCATTTTACTATCGAGCAAACCGGACGAAGTTGCGGCCATTTTTTTATTAATTTTAACGGTACGGGTGGTATCTGGCGAAAGAGCTGCATTTTGGATGCTGGTGGCTGGCAAGCCGACACCCTTACCGAAGACCTGGATTTAAGTTACCGGGCCCAACTCCGCAACTGGGAATTCCGGTATTTGGAACAAATTATTGCACCCGCTGAATTACCCGCCACCATGCCCGCCGTAAAGTCGCAGCAATTTCGTTGGACCAAAGGCGCCGCCGAAACCGCCCGCAAAAATCTGGGGCAGGTATTCCAATCGGATAAATCCTGGTTAACGAAAGTACACGCACTTTTCCATTTAGGGAATAGCAGTATTTTTGTTTGCATTTTCCTTTCTGCTTTCCTTAGCTTACCCGCCCTGCTTATTTGGGAACGTTGGCCGCAATTTCAGTTTTTCTTTAATGTTGGTAGCCTCTTTTTCGTTAGCCTGGCTGGCTTAATTTTATTTTACTGGACTGCCTTTCGCCGAACCAACGAAAAAGGAATAACTTCTTTTTTTAAGTTTCTGCCCCGGTTTTTCTGGTTTCTTACCTTTTCCTTAGGTTTATCGCTGCACAATGCCTTAGCGGTACTCGAAGGTTATTTAGGCATTAAAACTCCCTTTATCCGGACACCTAAATTTAATTTGCAAAAACCCACTGATTCCTGGCAAAATAACGCGTATCGTACTGGTTCCATTAACCTGCTCACTCTTCTGGAAGGTTTGTTTGCATTCTATTTTTTAGGGGGCTTTTTGTTGGCTTTCCACCTTCGGAATTATGGCCTGCTCCCTTACCACCTTATGCTCACCTTGGGTTTTAGCGGCGTATTTATTTTAACGCTGAAACATAGCCGATAG
- a CDS encoding peroxiredoxin has product MLQPGTAAPDFELKNAQGETFRLADLRNRKNVVLYFYPKNDTRGCTAEACSFRDQFEIFQEQGAEVVGVSSDNSASHQKFSAKYQLPFTLLSDPGGRVAKMYGVPKTLGLIPGRATFVIDKSGEIKYAFNSQLKPLEHVQNALKILQQLPAASTEQ; this is encoded by the coding sequence ATGTTACAACCAGGAACTGCGGCTCCCGACTTTGAATTGAAAAATGCCCAAGGCGAAACGTTTCGCTTAGCCGATTTACGCAATCGTAAAAACGTGGTGTTGTATTTTTATCCTAAAAACGATACGCGCGGGTGCACGGCAGAAGCTTGCTCTTTCCGGGATCAATTTGAAATTTTTCAGGAACAAGGTGCCGAAGTAGTAGGTGTTTCTTCGGATAATTCAGCATCGCACCAAAAGTTTTCGGCCAAATACCAGTTACCTTTTACCTTGTTAAGTGATCCGGGAGGTAGAGTTGCCAAAATGTACGGAGTACCTAAAACCTTGGGCCTTATTCCGGGTCGCGCTACCTTCGTAATTGATAAATCAGGAGAAATAAAATATGCCTTTAACTCCCAACTAAAACCATTGGAGCATGTGCAAAATGCTCTAAAAATTCTGCAGCAACTTCCGGCTGCTAGCACGGAGCAGTAA